The stretch of DNA GTTCGTTGACCTTGGGCCCCTGCTCGTTCTGAATCCAGTGGCCGCAGTTGGCCAGGACGCTTTGTTGCAGGTTCGGCACGACGTCGGGCATGCGCTTGAGGGTGTGGGCTTCGAACACGCCGACCGGGTCGCGGTCGCCGATCAGGAACAGCGTCGGTTGCAGCACCTGCCTGCCGGCGAGAAACTCGGTACGCTGCCAGTTGCGCTCGAAGTTGCGGTACCAGTTCAACGGGCCGCGAAAGCCGTCATTGGCGAAGGTCTGAACATACACGTCGAGGTCCTGCTGGCTGCACCAGGCCGGGAGCTTGGCCGGCAGCGGCACACCTTCCAGCAGCTTCGCGCTGGCGGGTTTCTTCTGCAGGAAAACGTCCTGGTCCTGCATGAACAGCCGTAATGTCCGCTCGATATCGGCATCCAGTTCCTTTTCAGCCACGCCCGGGGCCTGGAAGTACAGGATGTAATTGAAGCGATCGGCGTACAGCTCGCGCATGATCTCGATCACCGGCCTGCGGGAGCGTCCGGCGAACGGTACCGACATCGTCACCAACTGGCTGACGCGCTCTGGCTCCAGCAACGCCAGGTGCCAGGCCACCACGGCGCCCCAGTCATGGCCAATCATGACGACCCGGCGATGCCCGAACAGGTCCATGGCGCCCTGGATATCGGCGCACAGGGTCAGCAGGTCATAGTCGGCCACTTCCGGCGGCGCGCTGGATTGTCCATAGCCGCGCATTTCCGGGACAAACACCCGATAACCCTGGGCCACCAGCGCCGGAATCTGCTCGCGCCAGGAGTGCCAGCACTCGGGAAACCCATGCAGCAACCACACCGGCGGGCCGCTCTCGGGGCCGGCGATGTGCACGTTCAACTCAATGCCGTTGACCTTGACCTTCTGCTGCTGGATTTCGCTCATCACTGGGTTCCTTGTGTGGGGTTCGCTCGCGGTATTCCCGGGGAGAACAAGCCATCACGCGCTTGAAAGCATTGCTGAAAGCGCTGTCTGACTGATAACCCAGGGACTGGCCGATCGTGGACACGCTGTTGTCGCTGGCTTTCAAGGCCTGTACCGCCAGGTGCATACGCCAGCGGGTCAGGTATTCCTGCGGTGCCAGCCCTACCCGTTGCTTGAAGTGCAAGGCGAAGGTGGAGCGGGATTGACTCGCCACGTCGGCCATTTCACTCAATGTCCAGCGCCGGGCGGGTGCTGCGTGAATTTCCCGCAGCACCGGGGCCAGCCTTGGATCCGTCAAGGCTCCCAGCCAGCC from Pseudomonas sp. NC02 encodes:
- a CDS encoding alpha/beta fold hydrolase, yielding MSEIQQQKVKVNGIELNVHIAGPESGPPVWLLHGFPECWHSWREQIPALVAQGYRVFVPEMRGYGQSSAPPEVADYDLLTLCADIQGAMDLFGHRRVVMIGHDWGAVVAWHLALLEPERVSQLVTMSVPFAGRSRRPVIEIMRELYADRFNYILYFQAPGVAEKELDADIERTLRLFMQDQDVFLQKKPASAKLLEGVPLPAKLPAWCSQQDLDVYVQTFANDGFRGPLNWYRNFERNWQRTEFLAGRQVLQPTLFLIGDRDPVGVFEAHTLKRMPDVVPNLQQSVLANCGHWIQNEQGPKVNELLLGFLGRT